In Lysinibacillus sp. FSL M8-0337, the following proteins share a genomic window:
- a CDS encoding IS3 family transposase (programmed frameshift) has product MAKFSGEEKLNAVLRYLNGNESARSIAKEIGVLHPNLLTWVKHYKQRGVDAFVKQYTNYSAQFKLDVLNFMIEHGTSLTETAAIFHIVAPSTLCVWRKQFETKGFDALQSRKKGRPSMKKETNKQPKQVLVEGSPEALRAEIDRLRMENDYFKKVECLSSSQGKITKEDKVKVIYELRYKYPVKALVAFAKIPRSTYYDLVKKMNRPDSDAELKAEIQAIYNEHEGRYGYRRIRDELANRGQKVNHKKVQRMMKELGLKCIVRMKKYKSYKGTVGKIADNILNRNFKADAPNEKWVTDITEFKLFGEKLYLSPVLDLFNGEIITYTIGSRPTYSLVSEMLEKALARLPEEHKLLMHSDQGWHYQMKQYRHALKAKGVVQSMSRKGNCHDNSVMENFFGIMKSEFLYLKEFESVEQFKIELEQYMNYYNTKRIKAKLKLSPVQYRTQFIQAA; this is encoded by the exons ATGGCTAAATTTAGTGGAGAAGAAAAGTTAAATGCTGTTTTAAGATATTTAAATGGAAATGAAAGTGCGAGATCAATTGCCAAAGAAATAGGCGTTTTACACCCTAATCTTTTAACTTGGGTGAAACATTATAAACAACGTGGTGTTGATGCTTTTGTAAAACAATATACAAATTACTCTGCACAGTTTAAACTAGACGTACTAAATTTTATGATTGAACACGGTACATCCTTAACTGAAACAGCTGCTATTTTTCATATAGTGGCTCCTTCAACCCTATGTGTTTGGAGAAAACAATTTGAAACAAAAGGATTCGATGCCCTTCAGTCAAGGAAAAAGGGGCGTCCATCCATGAAAAAAGAAACGAACAAACAACCAAAACAAGTACTAGTAGAGGGCTCACCGGAAGCACTTCGAGCAGAAATCGACCGACTACGTATGGAAAACGATTATT TTAAAAAAGTTGAATGCCTTAGTTCAAGCCAAGGAAAAATCACCAAAGAAGACAAAGTAAAGGTCATCTATGAACTAAGGTACAAATACCCGGTGAAGGCTCTCGTGGCATTCGCAAAGATTCCACGTAGCACGTACTACGATTTAGTGAAGAAGATGAATCGACCAGATTCAGATGCCGAGTTAAAGGCCGAAATTCAAGCAATTTATAACGAACATGAGGGTCGTTACGGCTACCGTCGCATTCGTGATGAGCTCGCGAATCGTGGGCAAAAGGTGAATCATAAGAAAGTACAACGCATGATGAAAGAGCTTGGTTTAAAGTGCATAGTAAGAATGAAAAAGTATAAATCTTATAAAGGGACAGTTGGCAAAATTGCGGATAATATTTTAAATCGTAACTTTAAAGCCGATGCCCCAAACGAGAAATGGGTAACGGATATTACTGAGTTTAAATTATTTGGCGAAAAGCTTTATTTATCGCCTGTTTTAGACTTGTTTAACGGAGAAATTATCACCTATACAATTGGCTCTAGACCTACCTATTCATTGGTCTCAGAGATGTTGGAGAAGGCTTTAGCACGCTTGCCAGAAGAACATAAACTACTCATGCATTCCGATCAAGGCTGGCATTATCAAATGAAGCAATATCGCCACGCTCTAAAAGCAAAAGGTGTTGTGCAAAGTATGTCACGTAAAGGGAATTGTCATGATAACTCCGTAATGGAGAATTTCTTTGGCATAATGAAGTCCGAATTCCTTTATTTAAAGGAATTCGAAAGTGTGGAGCAGTTTAAAATAGAATTAGAACAATATATGAACTATTACAACACAAAACGTATCAAGGCAAAATTAAAACTGAGTCCGGTGCAATACCGAACTCAGTTTATCCAAGCTGCCTAA
- a CDS encoding methyl-accepting chemotaxis protein: protein MNFKSISKRIVFSFSIVVAVIVLYIAFNFYEITQSNQATEQIVDEELQLLIADYELASTIGLRIATARGYVLSGNEKYKTIYDENVERALANEKIRLAIAESAEFNKYAEMAKEWSSYVQSEVFDVYDQGNKELAIHNLATMDEKATEIREGYEALAAQRKQSINAVGDTLITDGERKQTISIIVGISIVFIAIMIALISARIISKPIILITNRMKKITDGDLSEPALNVTSKDEIGQLTEATNTMSQILNNLLKHIQTVSNEVAAHSEELMQSATEVKEGTEQVVETVAEIASGTEVQASNASDVATSMTDFSTKVTDVNQSSRDVYQFSESVMKLTEEGKGLMEASTQQMMTIDYIVKDSVEKVDELNKQTQEISKIVAVIHDIAAQTNLLALNAAIEAARAGEHGKGFAVVADEVRKLAEQVSSSISEITSIIQIIQDDSTIVTSSLEKGYGEVAKGTTQIVSTNETFSEIANAVYSMSSSIVNMSTKLEEVVQNTMTINKSVDEIAAVSEQSAAGIQETSATIEQAASSMDEIKNSSSHLAEMAENLNDLIGKFKL from the coding sequence ATGAATTTTAAATCGATTAGTAAAAGAATAGTATTTTCATTTAGTATTGTTGTTGCCGTTATTGTTTTATACATTGCTTTTAATTTTTACGAAATCACACAAAGTAACCAAGCGACAGAACAAATTGTGGATGAGGAGTTGCAATTATTAATTGCTGATTATGAGTTAGCATCTACTATTGGCTTAAGAATTGCCACAGCAAGGGGCTATGTATTATCTGGCAATGAAAAATATAAAACAATTTATGATGAAAATGTAGAACGAGCGCTTGCCAATGAAAAAATACGTTTAGCTATTGCTGAATCAGCGGAATTTAACAAGTATGCTGAAATGGCAAAAGAATGGAGTAGCTATGTTCAAAGCGAGGTTTTTGATGTATACGATCAAGGAAATAAGGAATTAGCCATACATAATTTAGCTACAATGGATGAAAAAGCGACAGAAATTCGTGAGGGATATGAGGCATTAGCAGCACAACGGAAACAATCAATAAATGCTGTAGGAGATACACTTATTACCGATGGGGAGCGTAAGCAAACTATAAGTATTATTGTAGGAATAAGCATTGTCTTTATCGCCATTATGATCGCGTTAATTAGCGCTCGTATTATTTCGAAGCCTATTATCTTAATTACAAATCGCATGAAGAAAATTACAGATGGGGATTTAAGCGAACCTGCACTAAATGTAACATCAAAGGATGAAATAGGGCAATTAACCGAAGCAACAAACACGATGTCCCAAATTTTAAATAATTTATTAAAACATATTCAAACGGTGTCAAATGAGGTAGCCGCCCATAGTGAGGAACTAATGCAATCTGCTACAGAAGTAAAAGAGGGGACAGAGCAAGTGGTAGAAACAGTTGCAGAAATTGCAAGCGGAACAGAAGTGCAAGCGAGTAATGCATCTGATGTAGCAACAAGTATGACGGACTTTTCAACGAAAGTAACGGATGTCAATCAAAGTAGTAGGGATGTCTATCAGTTTTCTGAATCTGTAATGAAGCTAACAGAAGAAGGGAAAGGGCTTATGGAAGCTTCTACACAACAAATGATGACAATTGACTATATTGTAAAAGATTCAGTTGAAAAGGTGGATGAATTAAATAAACAAACACAGGAAATATCTAAAATTGTTGCGGTAATTCATGATATTGCAGCGCAAACAAATCTACTGGCGTTAAATGCAGCGATTGAAGCGGCACGTGCAGGAGAGCATGGCAAAGGATTTGCAGTAGTAGCAGATGAAGTTCGAAAACTGGCAGAGCAAGTATCTTCATCTATTAGTGAAATTACAAGTATAATTCAAATAATCCAAGATGATTCAACCATTGTGACATCCTCTCTCGAAAAAGGCTATGGAGAAGTTGCAAAAGGTACAACACAAATTGTTTCGACGAATGAGACATTTAGTGAAATTGCAAATGCTGTTTATTCGATGTCATCGAGCATCGTCAATATGTCAACGAAGCTAGAAGAAGTTGTACAAAATACGATGACTATTAATAAATCAGTGGATGAAATTGCCGCTGTGTCTGAGCAATCGGCAGCAGGTATTCAGGAAACTTCAGCAACGATAGAACAAGCTGCTAGCTCAATGGATGAAATAAAAAATAGTTCTAGTCATCTAGCTGAAATGGCTGAAAACTTAAATGATCTTATTGGGAAATTTAAATTATAA
- a CDS encoding YndJ family protein: MLGNLRKNLFSPVLLIGWVLMLCCYLFSMQPHYLLLLTFAQLVLIPAMLKMVVPFNKICHTFVIAMMLVVTILHFPISREFAIFLAGLYVVYTAYMALQGMTRFLQRGFTNIAEIAIDIGLLYLFIGGLWFFAFIAEIDTGFSSLITWLTAIHFHYSACLFAISIGLFGRLHTSKWYNAVAMILLTGPLLVALGITFSTIIEIVSVALYIFAIYCLFTLSLKTTMPKRQGVLLRISYGSLCLTILGSFLYAIGNFTGTSIISIPDMLTYHGLVNCLLFGLMGVIAWGIDVPKSSHQPFTFPVSRIRGKLQPLEEPHTGLVDTLQDFVDTRKLPQIIPHFYEQTTNYRLTASVQWRLWFKPFAFIYQGISRWMQQLNLPLSSRPVEMNGVIVKVDERQDGRLAPRAWIRKINEQTIFVAIYSQHTTNQTTYMNIALPLPFSTMIGILYVYEQDGKLHITSSKTGEAGIYLAFKQNILRLPLNEHFTITAKNDTTLTAIHTMRIFGLSFLRIDYQIERR; this comes from the coding sequence ATGCTGGGGAATTTACGCAAAAATCTCTTTAGTCCCGTGTTATTAATAGGTTGGGTACTAATGTTGTGTTGCTATTTGTTTAGCATGCAACCACATTATTTACTGTTACTTACATTTGCGCAACTTGTATTAATCCCAGCAATGCTAAAAATGGTTGTCCCTTTCAACAAAATATGCCATACCTTTGTCATCGCCATGATGCTTGTTGTAACAATTTTACATTTTCCTATTAGTCGTGAGTTCGCGATTTTCTTAGCGGGTTTATATGTTGTATATACAGCTTATATGGCATTGCAAGGTATGACTCGCTTTTTACAGCGAGGTTTTACGAACATTGCTGAAATCGCTATAGATATTGGACTCCTCTATTTATTTATCGGAGGTCTATGGTTCTTTGCCTTTATAGCAGAAATAGATACAGGATTTTCCTCGTTAATTACATGGTTAACTGCAATTCATTTTCACTATTCGGCTTGTTTATTCGCTATATCAATTGGATTATTTGGACGTTTACATACAAGCAAATGGTACAATGCTGTCGCCATGATTTTATTAACAGGACCATTGCTAGTTGCACTTGGTATTACGTTTTCGACAATCATTGAAATCGTATCAGTTGCCCTTTATATATTTGCCATCTACTGCTTATTTACACTGTCGTTGAAAACAACTATGCCAAAGAGACAGGGCGTACTATTGCGGATTTCTTACGGCTCGTTATGTTTGACCATTTTAGGATCTTTTCTTTATGCTATTGGAAATTTTACTGGCACGTCGATTATAAGTATTCCCGACATGTTAACCTATCATGGTTTAGTGAATTGTCTATTGTTTGGATTGATGGGGGTAATCGCGTGGGGAATAGACGTCCCAAAATCTTCCCATCAGCCTTTTACGTTTCCGGTGAGTCGTATACGGGGGAAACTACAGCCTCTGGAAGAGCCGCATACCGGTTTAGTTGATACACTGCAAGATTTTGTAGATACACGGAAACTTCCGCAAATTATTCCACATTTTTATGAGCAAACGACTAATTATCGTTTAACTGCTTCGGTACAATGGCGATTATGGTTTAAACCATTTGCATTCATCTATCAAGGAATTAGCCGTTGGATGCAACAGCTTAATTTGCCGCTATCCAGTCGACCAGTGGAGATGAATGGCGTTATTGTGAAAGTAGATGAACGACAGGATGGTCGCCTTGCTCCGCGTGCTTGGATTCGTAAAATAAACGAGCAAACGATATTCGTAGCCATTTACTCACAACATACGACCAATCAAACAACGTATATGAATATTGCTTTACCATTACCTTTTTCAACAATGATAGGTATTTTATATGTATATGAGCAAGACGGAAAATTACATATAACAAGCTCCAAAACAGGGGAAGCAGGTATCTATTTAGCATTCAAACAAAATATATTGAGACTGCCCTTAAATGAGCATTTTACGATTACTGCTAAAAATGATACAACTTTAACGGCGATACATACGATGCGCATTTTTGGATTGTCTTTTTTACGCATAGATTATCAAATAGAACGAAGATAA
- a CDS encoding DUF4166 domain-containing protein → MTIYQTLLGEDFKRLHPKLQQRYALPVGQTFNAQGVMHRIQSGAKWMRPFYLIAAKFRFLFPESGKDIPFTISNTCRQLPNGELEVIWKRSFYFNHKTRYFDARMTVDPIKKIVKDYLGSPALFYSDLLFSVTREGKLIIRSGPQRFVISRLECAIPQQLEGRVIVEEGYDECREVFTIHVSIYNPLMGRLMMYAGEFTQKSL, encoded by the coding sequence ATGACCATCTATCAAACGTTATTAGGGGAGGACTTTAAAAGACTCCATCCAAAACTACAACAGCGCTATGCATTGCCAGTAGGTCAAACGTTTAATGCGCAAGGCGTGATGCATCGTATACAATCAGGAGCAAAATGGATGCGTCCCTTTTATCTAATAGCTGCAAAGTTTAGATTTTTATTTCCTGAGTCAGGAAAGGATATCCCCTTTACAATAAGTAATACATGTCGACAACTGCCCAATGGAGAATTGGAGGTCATATGGAAACGATCTTTTTATTTTAATCACAAGACAAGGTATTTTGATGCGAGGATGACGGTTGATCCAATCAAAAAAATTGTCAAAGATTACTTAGGCTCACCAGCTCTTTTTTATTCAGATTTACTGTTTTCAGTGACAAGAGAAGGGAAATTAATTATTCGCTCAGGGCCACAACGATTTGTTATATCTAGGCTAGAATGCGCGATACCGCAACAGCTAGAAGGGCGTGTTATTGTCGAGGAAGGCTATGATGAGTGCAGAGAAGTTTTTACCATTCACGTATCGATTTATAATCCGCTTATGGGGAGGTTGATGATGTATGCTGGGGAATTTACGCAAAAATCTCTTTAG
- a CDS encoding DoxX-like family protein has protein sequence MKKKPIYVEIEIQAPIEDAWHYTQNPNLHEQWDLRFTSITYKEKEELSELQRFTYETKVMPGVTVSGWGESKGEHLTKDDVKISSLHFGTPQKISPITEGKGYWKYIPKKQGLTFLTQYDYEVRYGKLGLLFDLVFRPLMGWATALSFDVLKRWLEKGENPSAQYRRFFLTLLISALFCFVWLYHGLIPKVLFQHPLEVMMVEHSLTQLNAANDRNVANATSLVYWIGVAEMLFALCWLVPSPRGKRLLFGLQIMLFPLLTLGAVLVDTDIAMAPFNPVTLNGALWVLSIVGFVLSKDLPSAASCKRKRGKKE, from the coding sequence ATGAAGAAAAAGCCGATTTACGTTGAAATTGAAATACAAGCACCGATTGAGGATGCTTGGCATTATACTCAAAACCCAAATTTGCATGAGCAGTGGGATTTACGCTTTACATCCATTACATATAAAGAAAAAGAAGAGCTTTCAGAACTGCAACGCTTTACTTATGAAACAAAAGTGATGCCTGGTGTAACAGTGAGTGGCTGGGGAGAAAGTAAAGGGGAACATTTGACGAAAGATGACGTTAAAATATCCTCTTTGCATTTTGGGACGCCACAAAAAATATCACCAATTACAGAGGGCAAAGGTTATTGGAAGTATATTCCGAAGAAACAAGGATTAACTTTTTTAACGCAATATGATTATGAAGTGCGCTATGGCAAATTAGGTTTGCTATTTGACTTGGTATTTCGTCCATTAATGGGATGGGCAACAGCACTTAGTTTTGATGTATTGAAAAGGTGGCTAGAGAAGGGTGAAAATCCATCTGCGCAATATCGACGCTTTTTTCTAACACTGCTTATTAGCGCACTATTTTGCTTCGTTTGGTTGTATCATGGACTAATACCTAAAGTACTGTTCCAACATCCTCTGGAAGTGATGATGGTAGAACATTCGTTGACACAGTTGAATGCTGCTAATGACCGCAATGTAGCAAATGCAACTTCACTCGTTTATTGGATTGGTGTGGCAGAGATGCTATTTGCGCTTTGCTGGTTAGTACCTAGTCCTAGAGGGAAGCGGCTGCTCTTTGGGCTGCAAATCATGTTATTCCCACTATTAACGCTTGGTGCTGTGCTAGTAGATACTGATATTGCAATGGCACCATTCAACCCAGTCACATTAAATGGCGCATTATGGGTCTTATCAATTGTAGGATTTGTTCTTAGTAAAGATTTACCTAGCGCGGCAAGTTGTAAACGAAAGCGAGGGAAAAAAGAATGA
- a CDS encoding toast rack family protein, with the protein MKKILVLAFMMCGSLFVLSGCFSVIPEKEKEDTFQVKKDDAQKLDVEINLGVGEMTVSKGAKEWLEGSAQYNINKLAPEVKYKLRGNTGEIDIDHKGSSKVKMGNIKNLWDVQLNEDIPMDLSIETGASKAMLDLRGLKLEKLDIETGVGDLNVDLGGDWKKSFKTNIETGVGQTTVILPSEVGVKITTEKGIGSMNLEGFIAKGQGIYVNEAYEKADIVLEVNSELGVGDVTFKLDK; encoded by the coding sequence GTGAAAAAAATATTGGTTTTAGCTTTCATGATGTGTGGCTCGTTGTTCGTTTTAAGCGGTTGTTTTTCTGTGATTCCAGAGAAGGAAAAAGAAGATACCTTTCAGGTAAAAAAGGATGATGCACAAAAATTAGATGTTGAAATAAATCTAGGTGTTGGGGAAATGACGGTTTCAAAAGGTGCGAAAGAATGGTTAGAGGGAAGTGCCCAGTATAATATTAATAAATTAGCACCAGAAGTGAAGTATAAGCTACGTGGCAATACAGGTGAAATTGATATTGATCATAAAGGCTCTAGTAAAGTAAAAATGGGGAATATAAAAAATTTATGGGATGTCCAATTAAATGAAGACATTCCAATGGATCTTTCGATAGAGACGGGTGCATCAAAAGCAATGCTCGATTTACGAGGACTGAAACTTGAAAAATTAGATATTGAAACAGGGGTAGGCGACCTAAATGTTGACTTAGGTGGCGATTGGAAAAAAAGCTTCAAAACAAATATTGAAACGGGTGTTGGGCAAACTACGGTCATTTTACCATCAGAAGTCGGTGTAAAAATAACGACCGAAAAAGGCATTGGTTCGATGAATCTAGAAGGCTTTATTGCAAAAGGTCAAGGGATTTATGTGAATGAGGCGTATGAAAAGGCAGATATAGTGCTTGAGGTGAACTCGGAGTTAGGCGTAGGCGACGTTACATTCAAACTAGATAAGTAA
- a CDS encoding ABC transporter ATP-binding protein — MSQSQSKQMNFGRGPRIGGPAEKAQNQKTTLLRVWHYIKQQKVGLYCSVFFVIASTCLSLAGPYLIGHIVDDYIMKKQIGGTIRLSIVLACIFTVASIFTWLQTYVMIHVAMKTIRTLRLELFKKLQTLTVKFFDQRALGDLMSRVTNDIDNLNTALAQSVTQIVSSILTVIGVSIAMFVLSWQLAIVTLIIIPLIVFTTKQIVKRSSKNYAARQRDLGKLNGTIEEMITGAEVVTLFGKEQQAIETFRLQNNNLRNSAQRAEITSGLLGPINNFMNNLGLAVVIGTGAFLTVKGLVTVGIIAAFVTYTRQFFRPLNQLSNLLNTFQSAIAGAERVFEILDEPSEVADKPQAIDCHRLKGEVAFQQVSFSYLPNQPILKNITFHAKAGETIALVGPTGSGKTTIINLLTRFYDVDAGEILIDGHNIEEYKMATIRERVGVVLQDTYLFTGTIRENIRFGKLDATDEEVEEAAKIANAHNFIKYLPAQYDTAIQAGGGNLSQGQRQLLAIARAILENADILILDEATSSVDTQTEVDIQKGLQHLMQGRTSFVIAHRLKTIENANQILVIQQGEIVEQGNHQQLMQQQGIYNNLQQKLLLEQEQPSV, encoded by the coding sequence ATGAGTCAAAGTCAATCAAAGCAAATGAATTTTGGACGTGGACCACGAATAGGCGGACCAGCAGAAAAAGCTCAAAATCAAAAAACAACGCTCTTACGTGTATGGCACTATATCAAACAACAAAAAGTAGGATTGTACTGTTCGGTATTTTTCGTGATTGCTTCGACATGTTTAAGCTTAGCTGGACCATATCTAATCGGACATATTGTGGATGACTACATTATGAAAAAGCAAATAGGAGGGACAATTCGACTTAGTATTGTTCTTGCCTGTATATTTACTGTCGCATCTATTTTTACTTGGTTACAAACGTATGTCATGATTCATGTCGCGATGAAAACGATTCGCACATTACGTCTTGAACTATTTAAAAAACTGCAAACATTAACAGTGAAGTTTTTTGATCAACGCGCACTCGGTGATTTAATGAGCCGTGTGACCAATGATATTGATAATTTGAATACAGCGTTAGCCCAGAGTGTAACACAAATCGTATCGTCGATTTTAACAGTCATCGGAGTGAGCATCGCGATGTTTGTCTTGAGCTGGCAATTGGCTATTGTTACGCTCATTATTATCCCTTTGATTGTTTTCACAACTAAACAAATTGTCAAGCGCAGTAGTAAAAACTATGCAGCTCGTCAACGCGATTTAGGAAAGCTAAATGGAACGATTGAGGAAATGATAACAGGTGCAGAGGTCGTTACACTTTTCGGTAAAGAGCAGCAAGCAATCGAAACTTTTCGATTACAAAATAACAACCTTCGAAATTCAGCACAACGCGCCGAAATAACGTCCGGCTTACTAGGGCCAATCAACAACTTTATGAATAACTTAGGGCTAGCGGTCGTCATAGGTACAGGGGCATTTTTGACTGTGAAAGGTCTAGTAACTGTCGGAATTATTGCGGCATTTGTCACATACACGCGTCAATTTTTCCGTCCACTTAATCAACTGTCGAACTTATTAAATACGTTTCAATCAGCGATTGCAGGGGCAGAACGAGTTTTTGAAATTTTAGATGAACCTTCAGAAGTGGCAGATAAACCACAGGCAATTGATTGTCACAGATTAAAGGGAGAGGTTGCGTTTCAACAAGTATCTTTCAGCTATTTGCCAAATCAGCCGATACTAAAAAATATTACTTTCCATGCCAAGGCAGGAGAAACAATTGCACTAGTGGGTCCTACAGGCTCTGGTAAAACGACGATTATTAATTTGCTGACTCGTTTTTATGATGTGGATGCAGGTGAGATTCTTATTGATGGCCACAATATTGAGGAGTATAAAATGGCCACGATTCGAGAGCGTGTTGGCGTAGTATTACAAGATACCTATTTATTCACGGGCACTATTCGTGAAAATATTCGCTTTGGTAAGCTCGATGCGACCGATGAAGAGGTCGAAGAAGCGGCTAAAATTGCCAATGCGCATAATTTTATTAAATACTTACCAGCGCAATACGATACGGCTATACAGGCTGGAGGAGGAAATTTAAGCCAAGGGCAAAGACAACTCCTAGCGATTGCTCGCGCTATTTTAGAAAATGCTGATATTTTAATTTTGGATGAAGCCACATCTAGCGTTGATACGCAAACAGAGGTGGATATTCAAAAAGGATTACAACATTTAATGCAAGGACGCACAAGTTTTGTCATCGCACACCGTTTGAAAACGATTGAAAATGCCAATCAAATTTTAGTTATTCAACAAGGGGAAATTGTTGAACAAGGTAACCATCAACAACTGATGCAACAACAAGGAATTTACAACAATCTCCAGCAAAAACTACTGTTAGAACAAGAACAGCCAAGTGTCTAA
- a CDS encoding ABC transporter ATP-binding protein — translation MQVVKQLGRYLGPYKFFTLIAPILMVLEVTMDLIQPTIMQHMIDTGIANGDNPYVFKMFVLMLMSAVLGLVGGIGCSFYSSKAAIHFASDIRQSLYEKMMTYSAKGRDTFTTGKLITILTSDVESVQRAFMMTLRIFVRGPLLFIGAVIIVFVTARELFSILLVIVPILIMAMYFFTKYSGVLYRKVQEAIDGVNTKLQENLAGIRVVKAFRREKHQVEQFAMHNDTLTKRFITAEQIVGILVPFTMFVVNIGIVAALWLGAIKVETDTLQVGVILAFINYLTIILNGLMSSSMVLMQIARALPSGERIVDVLNREVAVTEVAQPITTSIQGMIDFQNVSYRYYENSEDVLKNITFSVKVGQTIGIIGKTGSGKSTLVKLLPRLVDPTSGVILLDGKPLHQYALETLRKHIGFTSQKALLFSGTIEKNIRFGKEEATQQELQLALDAACATEFVAKLEQGLAHELSQGATNLSGGQKQRIALTRAFVRQPVILVLDDTTSALDSASEKQVQQAINEQFQETTTFIVASKITSIQQADVIIVLEDGEIVGQGTHQQLVQNNEPYKAIYASQQKAGERQ, via the coding sequence ATGCAAGTAGTTAAACAGTTAGGGAGGTATTTAGGGCCCTATAAATTTTTTACACTGATTGCCCCTATTTTAATGGTGCTTGAGGTAACGATGGATTTAATCCAACCAACCATTATGCAACATATGATTGATACAGGAATAGCAAATGGTGACAATCCATATGTCTTTAAAATGTTCGTGTTAATGCTGATGAGTGCGGTTCTTGGACTAGTAGGGGGGATTGGGTGCTCTTTTTATAGTTCCAAGGCGGCTATTCACTTTGCCTCTGATATTCGTCAATCGTTGTATGAAAAAATGATGACGTATTCGGCAAAGGGACGTGATACTTTCACTACAGGTAAGCTCATTACCATTTTAACAAGTGATGTGGAAAGTGTTCAACGTGCGTTTATGATGACGTTACGTATTTTTGTTCGTGGCCCGCTGTTATTTATTGGTGCTGTTATTATTGTTTTTGTAACAGCTCGCGAGTTATTTTCTATTTTACTAGTAATTGTGCCGATTTTAATAATGGCCATGTATTTTTTTACAAAATATTCAGGTGTTTTATATCGAAAAGTACAAGAGGCTATTGACGGGGTTAATACAAAATTACAGGAGAATTTAGCGGGTATCCGTGTGGTGAAAGCGTTTCGACGTGAAAAGCATCAGGTAGAGCAGTTCGCTATGCACAATGACACGCTAACGAAACGTTTTATTACGGCAGAACAAATAGTAGGAATACTTGTACCGTTTACGATGTTTGTCGTCAATATCGGCATTGTTGCGGCACTTTGGCTAGGTGCCATTAAAGTGGAAACAGATACTTTGCAAGTTGGTGTCATACTTGCGTTTATAAACTATTTAACGATTATTTTAAATGGACTCATGTCTTCCAGTATGGTGCTAATGCAAATTGCTCGTGCTCTTCCTTCAGGGGAGCGTATTGTGGACGTCCTAAATAGGGAAGTGGCAGTGACAGAAGTAGCCCAGCCGATTACGACGTCCATCCAAGGAATGATAGACTTCCAAAATGTAAGCTACCGCTATTATGAAAATTCGGAGGATGTCCTGAAAAACATTACATTTTCTGTAAAGGTGGGGCAAACAATTGGGATAATTGGTAAAACGGGGAGTGGTAAATCAACACTAGTAAAACTATTACCACGACTAGTTGACCCGACAAGTGGAGTTATTTTGCTAGATGGAAAGCCATTACATCAATATGCATTGGAAACGTTACGAAAACATATTGGGTTTACCTCGCAAAAGGCTTTACTATTTTCAGGGACAATTGAAAAAAATATACGTTTTGGGAAGGAAGAAGCGACACAACAGGAATTACAGCTGGCACTTGATGCAGCTTGTGCAACTGAATTTGTTGCGAAACTTGAACAAGGGCTAGCACATGAATTGTCACAAGGGGCAACGAACTTATCTGGCGGTCAAAAACAGCGCATAGCACTAACCCGCGCATTTGTAAGACAGCCAGTTATCCTTGTCTTAGATGATACAACGTCCGCTCTAGATAGCGCATCTGAAAAGCAAGTACAGCAGGCGATTAACGAGCAATTTCAAGAAACAACAACATTTATTGTTGCATCTAAAATTACTTCCATTCAACAGGCAGATGTAATTATAGTGTTAGAGGATGGCGAAATTGTTGGGCAAGGAACGCATCAGCAATTAGTACAAAATAATGAACCGTACAAAGCAATCTATGCTTCTCAGCAAAAGGCTGGTGAACGACAATGA